Proteins encoded within one genomic window of Lagenorhynchus albirostris chromosome 9, mLagAlb1.1, whole genome shotgun sequence:
- the LOC132525917 gene encoding LOW QUALITY PROTEIN: centrosomal protein of 78 kDa-like (The sequence of the model RefSeq protein was modified relative to this genomic sequence to represent the inferred CDS: inserted 1 base in 1 codon), with translation MSYELRPVTRCLLAATPVLHTLRGRSRGAVGARGAGRRAGAPRRVWASCPQPASPRLRSGHDHWVKLRRDSAADFSRSEDLCALQGSVPLPAVRASLRKALLELRPPRGRLGAAPEHPLPLICIQSFFQPRLGETGCGRNKVYRSCVPAIRNTDVTLQLCKALNCCRRLFFKRKPDCNTAKLVLGQLATMAGIDQSDFHLLGHPQMNSTVSSPRKEEKKALEEEKSESKQGAPGQMQNIQFQKITGDARIPLPLDSFRVPVSTQEALETSKDNLGVPVTEQRQEXFEDFIVRTCSPSADVISGTGSQRKEEELSRNSRSSSEKMSKAGENTKKYSAKKQPGKDLHSCSDSPVKQISKGIGQNNSLVNKPIKSESSKKHISVKKESRIVTVLSKTTKSKLNLLEHSESDTLGSDCVFQESIHALSCLT, from the exons CTGAGGCCCGTGACCCGATGTCTTCTGGCTGCGACGCCGGTCCTGCATACACTGCGGGGCCGCAGCCGCGGGGCGGTGGGCGCCCGAGGGGCCGGGAGGCGAGCCGGGGCCCCCAGGAGGGTGTGGGCATCGTGTCCTCAGCCAGCGTCCCCGAGGCTGCGCTCGGGCCATGATCATTGGGTGAAGCTGCGCCGGGACAGTGCAGCTGACTTCTCGCGCTCTGAGGACCTGTGCGCGCTGCAGGGCTCGGTGCCTCTGCCCGCCGTGCGCGCTTCCCTGCGGAAGGCCCTGCTGGAGTTAAGGCCTCCGCGGGGTAGACTGGGTGCCGCTCCTGAGCACCCGCTGCCCCTGATCTGTATCCAGAGCTTCTTCCAGCCACGGCTTGGCGAGACAGGTTGTGGCAGAAATAAAGTTTACAGAAGTTGTGTTCCTGCGATAAGAAATACAGATGTGACCTTGCAGTTGTGTAAAGCTCTTAATTGCTGT AGAAGATTATTTTTCAAACGGAAGCCTGATTGCAATACGGCAAAGCTTGTGCTTGGGCAGCTGGCCACAATGGCTGGTATAGATCAGTCAGATTTTCATTTACTAGGTCATCCCCAGATGAATTCTACTGTTAGTAGTCCacgtaaagaagaaaagaaggcacttgaagaagaaaaatcagaatcaaaACAGGGTGCCCCAGGACAAATGCAAAACATCCAATTTCAGAAAATTACAGGTGATGCTAGGATTCCTTTGCCACTTGACTCGTTCCGTGTCCCAGTGTCTACTCAGGAGGCCTTAGAAACTTCCAAAGACAACCTGGGGGTCCCAGTCACAGAGCAGCGGCAGG TCTTTGAAGATTTCATTGTTAGAACATGTTCTCCTTCAGCAGACGTCATTTCTGGAACTGGAagtcaaagaaaagaagaggaattatCTAGAAATAGCaggtcttcttcagagaaaatgagcaaagcaggtgaaaataccaaaaaatactCTGCTAAGAAACAACCTGGGAAGGACCTGCATTCCTGCTCTGACTCACCTGTAAAGCAGATAAGCAAAGGAATTGGGCAAAATAATTCTTTGGTTAATAAACCAATTAAAAGTGAGTCTTCgaaaaaacacatttctgttaaGAAAGAGAGTAGAATAGTGACTGTTTTATCAAAGACAACTAAAAGTAAACTCAATCTACTAGAACATTCTGAAAGTGATACTCTTGGATCTGATTGTGTATTTCAAGAAAGCATCCATGCTCTATCATGCCTAACATAG